DNA sequence from the Candidatus Methylomirabilota bacterium genome:
GGGCGCCTCTGGGGCACGGCGGGAGCGGTCGGCCTGCGGCTCGCCCTCATCGCCGTCGCGACGGTCCTGCTGCGCATTCCCCTGCTGCAGCTCCTGGGGGGGCTCGTGCTCCTCTGGATCGCGTTCAAGCTCGTGCGCCAGCAGACGGGGGTCGAGGGCCACGTCCGTCAGGGCGCCTCGATCTGGGAGGCGGTCTGGATCATCATCGTCGCCGACGCGGTGATGAGCGTGGACAACGTGCTCGCCGTCGCCGCCGCGGCCCACGGCGACTTCACGCTGGTGGTCTTCGGCATCGGCCTCTCGCTCCCGATCGTCGTCTGGGGCAGCGGCCTCCTCGCCACGCTCATGAACCGCTTCGTCTGGATCATCTGGCTCGGCGGCGGGATCCTCGGCTACGTCGCGGGCGAGATGATCCTGGACGACCGGAGCCTCGCCCGCTTCGTCGACCACGACCTGCCGGGCCTCGGGCTGCTGCCGCTCGTGCCGGCCGCCGCGATCGCGGCGCTCGGCTGGTGGCTCGCGCGGAACGGCAGAAAGAGGCTGCCCGGGCAGGCCTGATCTTCAGTATCCTAGGCGCGTGGCTCAGGATCTCCGAAGCTTCCTCGACCTCATCAAGCGCCGGAAGCCGGAAGACTTCCTGATCGTCTCGAAGGAGATCGACCCGGCCTACGAGCTGACCGCGCTTGTCGTGAAGCTCGAGCGCGAGGCCAAGCGCCGACCCGTCCTCCTCTTCGAGCGCGTGAAGGGCACGAAGTTCCCGGTGCTGACGAACCTCCACGCGAGCCGGTCGCGGCTCGCCGCGGCGATGGGGGTCGAG
Encoded proteins:
- a CDS encoding TerC family protein codes for the protein MMFLMDPEFWARMFGIVVIDLTLAGDNALVIALAVRTLPPRQRLWGRLWGTAGAVGLRLALIAVATVLLRIPLLQLLGGLVLLWIAFKLVRQQTGVEGHVRQGASIWEAVWIIIVADAVMSVDNVLAVAAAAHGDFTLVVFGIGLSLPIVVWGSGLLATLMNRFVWIIWLGGGILGYVAGEMILDDRSLARFVDHDLPGLGLLPLVPAAAIAALGWWLARNGRKRLPGQA